In Rhodamnia argentea isolate NSW1041297 chromosome 4, ASM2092103v1, whole genome shotgun sequence, the following proteins share a genomic window:
- the LOC115741110 gene encoding RNA polymerase sigma factor sigC isoform X2 translates to MDTIPLLLCIQPPPSAWVSGSTSSASSLFSLISSPTRRLDSLPLVIIGKRPFSSINSDTGGIHISHRASNSKGNTSLQSVKAAHYSLLMENLNALEDTLTDSDALILERDILLQLGRLGALKLFHACLSKAFDGPDACEVSDALVEKKMSSKRDNHVKRIIRSGKRETRKSRSERKSSKPNQNSPISLLSTANQKWLQQPSFSSHRRASNSKRRRSIIARNEAEMSRGVKVVAELERIRTILEEESGQVPSLRCWAEAAGVDENVLRQNLHFGWFCRDELLRSTRSLVIFLTRNYRGLGIAHEDLIQAGNMGVLRGAERFDHARGYRFSTYVQYWIRKSMSRMVAWHARGIRIPTTLATAVNQIQKARKSLNNRHRKYPDDKEIAKLTGFSVAKVRSASQCLRVVGSIDQKMGDYSNAKYMEFTPDPSLRSPEETVIRQNMRSQIQELLSGLDCRERQVLILRYGLKDNQVKSLEEIGRLFDVSKEWIRRIERKAMEKLRDKELCSSLSHYLNI, encoded by the exons ATGGACACCATCCCTCTGCTTCTCTGCATCCAACCACCTCCATCGGCATGGGTTTCAGGCTCAACCTCAAGTGCGTCGTCCCTGTTCAGTCTCATCTCCTCTCCAACTCGCCGACTCGACTCTCTCCCTCTG GTAATCATTGGCAAGAGGCCATTCAGTAGTATAAACAGTGATACTGGTGGAATTCACATATCACACAGGGCAAGCAACTCTAAAGGCAACACTAGCTTACAATCAGTCAAGGCAGCACATTATAGTTTGTTGATGGAAAATCTTAATGCATTAGAGGATACTCTTACAGATTCAGATGCGTTAATATTGGAGAGAGATATTTTGCTACAGTTAGGAAGACTTGGAGCTCTAAAGTTATTTCATGCCTGTCTGTCAAAAGCTTTCGATGGCCCAGATGCTTGTGAAGTATCTGATGCTTTGGTGGAAAAGAAGATGAGCAGTAAAAGGGACAAtcatgtcaaaagaatcatTCGGTCAGGGAAAAGAGAAACGAGAAAATCAAGAAGTGaaagaaaatcttcaaaacCCAACCAAAATTCTCCTATTTCATTGCTTTCAACTGCCAATCAGAAATGGCTCCAACAACCTTCATTTTCATCTCATAGACGAGCATCAAACTCCAAGAGAAGAAGGTCGATAATTGCTAGGAATGAGGCCGAAATGTCAAGAGGAGTTAAG GTGGTTGCAGAATTGGAGAGAATAAGAACAATCTTGGAAGAGGAAAGTGGGCAGGTGCCCAGCTTGCGTTGCTGGGCGGAAGCTGCTGGAGTGGATGAAAATGTGCTGCGTCAGAACTTGCATTTTGGTTGGTTTTGCAGGGATGAGCTTTTGAGGAGCACTCGCTCCTTAGTTATATTTCTTACAAGGAATTACAGGGGTCTTGGTATTGCACATGAAGATTTAATTCAG GCAGGAAATATGGGTGTGCTTCGTGGTGCAGAAAGGTTCGACCACGCAAGAGGCTACAGATTTTCCACCTATGTTCAGTACTGGATCAGAAAATCTATGTCCAGAATGGTGGCATGGCATGCTAGAGGGATCCGAATTCCT ACCACATTAGCCACTGCAGTGAATCAGATACAGAAGGCTCGGAAATCTCTTAATAACCGCCACAGAAAATATCCTGACGACAAGGAGATTGCAAAGCTCACTGGCTTCTCTGTAGCTAAAGTCAGATCAGCCAGCCAATGCCTGAGAGTCGTGGGTTCAATAGATCAAAAAATGGGAGATTACAGCAATGCAAAATATATG GAATTTACACCTGATCCATCTCTGAGAAGCCCTGAGGAAACGGTCATACGGCAAAACATGAGGAGCCAAATTCAAGAACTCTTGAGTGGCTTGGATTGTAGAGAGAGGCAAGTTCTCATACTGAGATATGGGCTTAAAGATAATCAGGTTAAGTCACTAGAAGAAATCGGGAGATTATTCGATGTAAGCAAGGAGTGGATAAGGAGAATAGAGCGAAAGGCCATGGAGAAACTAAGAGACAAAGAACTATGTAGTAGCCTGAGCCACTATCTAAATATATAA
- the LOC115741110 gene encoding RNA polymerase sigma factor sigC isoform X1: MGFRLNLKCVVPVQSHLLSNSPTRLSPSVRGKEASFSSGRLSSLSSIAEEVEPCHKYHSRACKCSSASTPTLEDDLSKMTDTKVIIGKRPFSSINSDTGGIHISHRASNSKGNTSLQSVKAAHYSLLMENLNALEDTLTDSDALILERDILLQLGRLGALKLFHACLSKAFDGPDACEVSDALVEKKMSSKRDNHVKRIIRSGKRETRKSRSERKSSKPNQNSPISLLSTANQKWLQQPSFSSHRRASNSKRRRSIIARNEAEMSRGVKVVAELERIRTILEEESGQVPSLRCWAEAAGVDENVLRQNLHFGWFCRDELLRSTRSLVIFLTRNYRGLGIAHEDLIQAGNMGVLRGAERFDHARGYRFSTYVQYWIRKSMSRMVAWHARGIRIPTTLATAVNQIQKARKSLNNRHRKYPDDKEIAKLTGFSVAKVRSASQCLRVVGSIDQKMGDYSNAKYMEFTPDPSLRSPEETVIRQNMRSQIQELLSGLDCRERQVLILRYGLKDNQVKSLEEIGRLFDVSKEWIRRIERKAMEKLRDKELCSSLSHYLNI, translated from the exons ATGGGTTTCAGGCTCAACCTCAAGTGCGTCGTCCCTGTTCAGTCTCATCTCCTCTCCAACTCGCCGACTCGACTCTCTCCCTCTG TCAGAGGCAAGGAAGCTTCTTTTAGCTCAGGAAGATTGTCTTCTCTGTCCAGTATAGCCGAGGAGGTTGAGCCCTGCCATAAATATCATTCGAGAGCGTGCAAATGTTCGTCTGCATCCACTCCTACCTTGGAAGATGATCTATCCAAAATGACGGATACGAAG GTAATCATTGGCAAGAGGCCATTCAGTAGTATAAACAGTGATACTGGTGGAATTCACATATCACACAGGGCAAGCAACTCTAAAGGCAACACTAGCTTACAATCAGTCAAGGCAGCACATTATAGTTTGTTGATGGAAAATCTTAATGCATTAGAGGATACTCTTACAGATTCAGATGCGTTAATATTGGAGAGAGATATTTTGCTACAGTTAGGAAGACTTGGAGCTCTAAAGTTATTTCATGCCTGTCTGTCAAAAGCTTTCGATGGCCCAGATGCTTGTGAAGTATCTGATGCTTTGGTGGAAAAGAAGATGAGCAGTAAAAGGGACAAtcatgtcaaaagaatcatTCGGTCAGGGAAAAGAGAAACGAGAAAATCAAGAAGTGaaagaaaatcttcaaaacCCAACCAAAATTCTCCTATTTCATTGCTTTCAACTGCCAATCAGAAATGGCTCCAACAACCTTCATTTTCATCTCATAGACGAGCATCAAACTCCAAGAGAAGAAGGTCGATAATTGCTAGGAATGAGGCCGAAATGTCAAGAGGAGTTAAG GTGGTTGCAGAATTGGAGAGAATAAGAACAATCTTGGAAGAGGAAAGTGGGCAGGTGCCCAGCTTGCGTTGCTGGGCGGAAGCTGCTGGAGTGGATGAAAATGTGCTGCGTCAGAACTTGCATTTTGGTTGGTTTTGCAGGGATGAGCTTTTGAGGAGCACTCGCTCCTTAGTTATATTTCTTACAAGGAATTACAGGGGTCTTGGTATTGCACATGAAGATTTAATTCAG GCAGGAAATATGGGTGTGCTTCGTGGTGCAGAAAGGTTCGACCACGCAAGAGGCTACAGATTTTCCACCTATGTTCAGTACTGGATCAGAAAATCTATGTCCAGAATGGTGGCATGGCATGCTAGAGGGATCCGAATTCCT ACCACATTAGCCACTGCAGTGAATCAGATACAGAAGGCTCGGAAATCTCTTAATAACCGCCACAGAAAATATCCTGACGACAAGGAGATTGCAAAGCTCACTGGCTTCTCTGTAGCTAAAGTCAGATCAGCCAGCCAATGCCTGAGAGTCGTGGGTTCAATAGATCAAAAAATGGGAGATTACAGCAATGCAAAATATATG GAATTTACACCTGATCCATCTCTGAGAAGCCCTGAGGAAACGGTCATACGGCAAAACATGAGGAGCCAAATTCAAGAACTCTTGAGTGGCTTGGATTGTAGAGAGAGGCAAGTTCTCATACTGAGATATGGGCTTAAAGATAATCAGGTTAAGTCACTAGAAGAAATCGGGAGATTATTCGATGTAAGCAAGGAGTGGATAAGGAGAATAGAGCGAAAGGCCATGGAGAAACTAAGAGACAAAGAACTATGTAGTAGCCTGAGCCACTATCTAAATATATAA
- the LOC115741106 gene encoding uncharacterized protein LOC115741106, with protein MARFRARVLRFGGSAIVLAVILSWFSSSVAFVETGSSVTDLGEFLFHQDYSPPAPPPPPPHPPSVSCTDDLGGVGSLDSTCQIVGDLNLTENVYIAGKGNFVVLPSVKFHCPEAGCEIAVNITGNFSLGENASIVTGSFELVANNASFANGTAVNTTGMAGAPPAQTSGTPQGVDGAGGGHGGRGAGCLTEEDKKEGRTAADVWGGDTYSWQGLDEPCSYGSRGGTTSKEAELGGGGGGRIKITVLGYLEVNGSILADGGDGGSKGGGGSGGSIYIKAQKMTGNGKISACGGNGYAGGGGGRVSFNIFSRHDEPTIYVHGGSSFSCPQNAGAAGTFYDAVPRSLVIDNHNMTTNTETLLMEFPNQPLWTNIYVRNHARASVPLLWSRVQVQGQISLLNRGILSFGLEHYASSEFEVLAEELLMSDSVIRVYGALRMSVKMFLMWNSKMLIYGDGDATVTTSLLEASNLVVLRESSVIHSNANLGIHGQGLLNLSGPGDWIEAQRLVLSLFYSIHVGPGSLLRGPSKNATADAITPRLYCESHGCPAELLEPPEDCNVNSSLSFTLQICRVEDIIVEGLIEGSIIHFHRARTIAVHSSGTVSASGLGCTGGVGRGSLLSNGIGSGGGHGGKGGAGCYNGVCVPGGISYGNEEMPCELGSGSGNDSLKGSTSGGGVVVMGSAEHPLSTLSIEGSVKADGENFDHTIQMEEYNIMYIPDGGPGGGSGGTVLMFLRGLALGESAVLSSVGGKGSPNGGGGGGGGRIHFHWSDIPTGDVYQPIASVEGIIDTGGGQGGDHGHGGGNGTLTGKACPKGLYGIFCVECPAGTYKNVTGSDRSLCHHCPANELPRRAEYIAVRGGISETPCPYKCISERYHMPHCYTALEELIYTFGGPWLFGLLLVGLLILLALVLSVARMKFVGVDELPGPSPTQRGSQIDHSFPFLESLNEVLETNRAEESQSHVHRMYFMGPNTFSEPWYLPHTPPEQIKEIVYEGAFNAFVDEINALAAYQWWEGAMYSILSVLGYPLAWSWQQWRRRMKLQRLREFVRSEYDHACLRSCRSRALYEGIKVAATSDLMLAYLDFFLGGDEKRSDLPPRLYQRFPISIIFGGDGSYMAPFSLQSDSILTSLLSQSVPPTTWYRLVAGLNAQLRLVRRGRLRVTFRSVLRWLETHANPALRIHGVRVDLAWFQATACGYCQYGLLVNAVEDENQSVSSPSRHEPTRIEQRSSVKRIQKERPSSDLAEGLLSRLRSSETHMRRKRTLGGILDLNNLQMLEEKRNLFYFLSFMIHNTKPVGHQDLVGLVISMLLLGDFSLVLLTLLQLYSISLADVFLVLFILPLGILLPFPAGINALFSHGPRRSAGLARVYALWNVTSLVNVGVAFLCGYVHYNAQSAGKKLPYFQPWNINLDDSEWWIFPAGLVLCKIFQSQLINWHVANLEIQDRSLYSSNFELFWQS; from the exons ATGGCTCGATTTCGCGCTCGCGTCCTCCGTTTCGGCGGTTCCGCCATTGTCCTGGCCGTGATTCTCAGCTGGTTCTCCTCTTCGGTCGCTTTCGTGGAGACCGGTTCCTCTGTCACCGACCTCGGCGAGTTTCTCTTCCACCAGGACTACTCGCCGCCGgcgccgcctcctccgccgccgcatCCGCCTTCCGTTTCATGCACTGACGATCTCGGCGGCGTCGGCTCGTTGGACTCCACGTGTCAGATAGTTGGGGATTTGAATCTCACGGAGAACGTGTACATTGCCGGGAAGGGAAATTTCGTCGTCCTGCCATCGGTGAAGTTTCACTGCCCGGAAGCGGGTTGTGAAATTGCTGTGAATATCACCGGCAATTTTTCCTTGGGGGAGAATGCGTCTATCGTGACGGGTTCATTCGAGTTGGTGGCGAATAATGCGAGCTTCGCGAATGGAACTGCTGTCAACACGACAGGTATGGCGGGGGCGCCACCGGCACAGACGAGTGGGACACCGCAGGGGGTAGATGGGGCAGGCGGGGGCCACGGGGGCAGAGGGGCGGGGTGCTTGACAGAGGAGGATAAGAAAGAAGGGAGGACCGCGGCGGACGTGTGGGGTGGGGATACGTACTCATGGCAGGGGCTCGATGAGCCGTGTAGCTACGGTAGCAGAGGCGGGACTACGAGTAAGGAAGCGGAATtgggaggtggtggtggtgggaggaTCAAGATTACGGTGTTAGGGTACTTGGAGGTGAATGGGAGTATTTTGGCCGACGGAGGTGATGGTGGGAGCAAAGGCGGCGGCGGTTCTGGGGGCAGCATTTACATCAAAGCTCAGAAAAT GACTGGCAATGGCAAAATAAGTGCGTGCGGTGGAAATGGCTATGCTGGAGGGGGTGGTGGTAGAGTTTCATTCAACATCTTTAGTAGGCATGATGAGCCTACAATATACGTGCATG GAGGAAGTAGTTTTAGCTGCCCACAAAATGCTGGTGCTGCCGGGACATTCTATGATGCTGTTCCACGGAGCCTTGTCATTGACAATCACAATATGACGACAAATACAGAGACGCTTCTCATGGAGTTCCCCAATCAGCCTCTGTGGACAAATATTTATGTCCGAAATCATGCCAGGGCTTCTGTTCCCTTGCTTTGGAGTCGTGTTCAG GTGCAAGGCCAGATAAGTCTGCTTAACCGAGGAATCCTCAGTTTTGGTTTGGAGCATTATGCTTCATCCGAATTTGAAGTATTGGCTGAAGAATTGTTGATGAGTGATTCTGTGATTAGG GTGTATGGGGCCCTACGGATGTCTGTGAAAATGTTTTTGATGTGGAATTCCAAAATGCTCATATATGGTGATGGAGATGCGACTGTCACAACATCCTTGCTTGAGGCCAGTAATTTGGTTGTCCTCAGG GAATCTTCTGTCATACATTCAAATGCTAACCTGGGAATTCATGGGCAAGGGTTATTGAATCTATCAGGGCCAGGAGACTGGATCGAAGCACAACGGCTAGTTTTGTCTCTCTTTTATAGTATCCAT GTTGGTCCAGGATCTCTTTTACGTGGACCCTCAAAGAATGCCACAGCAGATGCCAT AACTCCAAGACTTTACTGTGAATCACATGGCTGTCCTGCGGAACTGCTTGAGCCACCTGAAGATTGCAATGTGAACTCTTCCCTCTCTTTCACACTCCAG ATCTGTCGAGTTGAGGATATAATTGTCGAAGGCCTTATAGAAGGATCCATTATTCATTTCCATAGAGCGAGAACTATTGCCGTCCATTCCTCTGGAACAGTTAGCGCTTCTGGTTTAG GCTGCACAGGTGGAGTAGGTAGAGGAAGCCTTCTGAGTAATGGGATTGGCAGTGGCGGGGGACATGGTGGCAAGGGAGGGGCAGGCTGCTACAATGGTGTCTGCGTTCCGGGTGGAATTTCATATGGAAATGAAGAAATGCCATGTGAACTTGGCAGTGGAAGCGGAAACGATAGTCTTAAAGGTTCAACATCTGGTGGGGGTGTTGTAG TAATGGGTTCTGCAGAGCATCCTTTATCAACCTTGTCCATTGAGGGCTCAGTGAAAGCTGATGGAGAGAATTTTGATCATACTATTCAGATGGAAGAATATAATATAATGTACATTCCCGATGGAGGACCTGGTGGTGGTTCTGGGGGTACCGTACTAATGTTTTTGCGAGGTCTGGCTCTTGGAGAATCTGCAGTTCTTTCTAGTGTCGGGGGTAAAGGAAGTCCtaacggtggtggtggtggaggtgggggAAGGATTCACTTTCATTGGTCAGATATTCCCACCGGAGATGTGTACCAGCCCATTGCCAGTGTTGAAGGAATCATAGATACTGG GGGTGGGCAAGGTGGAGACCATGGCCATGGTGGTGGAAACGGTACTCTGACTGGGAAAGCTTGTCCAAAAGGGCTTTACGGGATATTTTGTGTG GAATGTCCAGCTGGAACATATAAAAATGTAACTGGATCAGATAGATCCCTTTGTCACCATTGTCCTGCCAATGAGCTTCCTCGTCGTGCGGAGTATATTGCAGTTCGAG GTGGTATTTCTGAAACTCCTTGCCCATACAAGTGCATTTCAGAGAGATATCACATGCCACATTGTTATACAGCTCTTGAAGAGTTAATTTATACATTTGGTGGGCCTTGGTTGTTCGGTCTTCTTCTTGTGGGTCTCTTAATCCTATTAGCACTGGTTCTGAGTGTGGCAAGAATGAAGTTTGTTGGGGTTGATGAGTTACCAGGTCCCTCCCCCACGCAGCGTGGCTCTCAAATAGAtcattcctttcctttcttggaGTCTTTGAACGAG GTTTTGGAGACTAACAGAGCAGAGGAGTCTCAAAGTCATGTGCACAGGATGTATTTCATGGGTCCTAATACTTTCAGTGAACCATGGTATCTTCCACATACTCCTCCAGAGCAAATAAAGGAAATTGT ATACGAAGGTGCATTCAATGCATTTGTGGATGAGATTAATGCTTTAGCTGCTTACCAATGGTGGGAGGGAGCAATGTATAGCATTCTCTCTGTCCTTGGCTATCCCCTTGCATGGTCATGGCAGCAATGGCGTCGAAGAATGAAGTTGCAGCGTCTACGTGAATTTGTTAGATCGGAATATGATCATGCCTGCTTACGTTCTTGCCGTTCAAGGGCTCTTTATGAAGGCATTAAG GTGGCTGCAACATCTGATCTTATGCTGGCTTATCTGGATTTCTTCCTTGGCGGAGATGAAAAAAGAAGTGATCTCCCCCCACGCCTATATCAAAGATTTCCGATATCCATAATTTTTGGAGGCGACGGCAGTTATATGgctcctttttctcttcaaagcGACAGTATTCTCACCAGTCTCCTCAGCCAG TCTGTTCCACCAACGACTTGGTATCGACTTGTAGCCGGTTTGAATGCACAATTGCGCCTTGTTCGTCGTGGACGTTTGAGGGTGACATTCAGATCTGTCCTGCGATGGCTTGAAACTCATGCTAATCCTGCCCTGAGGATCCACGGGGTGCGTGTTGATCTTGCCTGGTTCCAGGCAACTGCTTGTGGTTATTGCCAGTATGGGCTATTGGTGAATGCTGTTGAAGACGAAAATCAATCTGTTTCCTCCCCAAGCAGACATGAGCCTACACGAATAGAGCAGCGATCAAG TGTGAAgagaattcagaaagaaaggCCATCGTCTGACTTGGCGGAGGGCCTTCTTAGTCGGCTTCGAAGCAGTGAAACCCATATGAGGCGAAAGAGGACTTTAGGCGGAATCTTAGACTTGAACAATTTGCAGATGctggaagagaaaagaaatctaTTCTATTTTCTCTCGTTCATGATTCATAACACGAAACCTGTTGGCCACCAG GATCTTGTTGGTCTAGTGATCTCAATGTTACTTTTAGGGGACTTCAGTTTGGTATTGCTGACTCTGCTTCAGTTGTACTCAATTTCATTGGCCGATGTCTTCCTGGTTTTGTTCATCTTACCGCTTGGGATTCTCCTTCCTTTCCCTGCGGGAATCAATGCTTTATTCAGTCATGGACCCAGGCGTTCTGCAGGCTTAGCTCGTGTCTATGCGCTGTGGAACGTTACATCGTTAGTTAATGTT GGGGTTGCATTTCTCTGTGGTTATGTTCACTACAACGCTCAATCAGCTGGCAAAAAGCTTCCATACTTTCAGCCATGGAATATTAACTT GGATGACAGTGAATGGTGGATTTTCCCAGCTGGACTGGTCCTTTGTAAAATCTTCCAGTCACAACTAATCAATTGGCACGTGGCGAATCTGGAAATTCAAGATCGGTCGCTGTATAGTAGTAATTTTGAGCTGTTTTGGCAATCGTGA
- the LOC115741114 gene encoding glutamyl-tRNA(Gln) amidotransferase subunit C, chloroplastic/mitochondrial: MAMASRTLLLLKGAIPTNHRRLLFTRNFVAFSNSIPLLHTKLDSVIIRSCSTSKSPSSSSSLEPPDLPRLAETARISLTPQEIEEFTPKIRQVVDWFGQLQDVELQSVEPALRADTDGDQLREDVPETFHNREALISSVPSYEEPFIKVPKVLNKESE; the protein is encoded by the exons ATGGCAATGGCGAGTCGAACTCTGCTTCTTTTGAAAGGAGCAATACCCACGAACCATCGCCGTCTCCTCTTCACCCGCAACTTCGTCGCCTTCTCGAACTCAATCCCTCTTCTTCATACCAAGCTCGACTCAGTAATCATCCGAAGCTGCTCGACCTCGAaatctccctcctcctcctcctcgctcgaGCCTCCGGACCTGCCTCGCTTAGCTGAAACTGCCCGCATTTCTCTCACCCCTCAAGAG ATTGAGGAGTTCACTCCGAAGATTCGACAAGTGGTGGATTG GTTTGGACAGCTTCAAGATGTGGAACTTCAAAGCGTCGAGCCCGCGTTAAGAGCAG ATACGGATGGCGATCAATTGCGTGAGGATGTTCCTGAAACGTTTCATAACAG GGAGGCCTTGATATCTTCTGTTCCAAGCTATGAGGAGCCATTTATTAAGGTCCCCAAAGTTTTGAACAAGGAGTCAGAGTAA
- the LOC115741117 gene encoding 50S ribosomal protein L18-like encodes MTVLKRHVLRLFISLKYITANVVDRNDGRIVATASTVEHSIKNSLECGRSCNAKAAGVVGEVLAMRLKVEGLEQGLGRGIHVDINKEIEKKGFKNRTKIWAIVNALKNNGVKLILDENEDDPLRRSY; translated from the coding sequence ATGACTGTTCTAAAGAGGCATGTGCTGAGGCTGTTCATATCCTTGAAGTACATCACGGCGAATGTCGTGGACCGGAATGATGGTCGGATCGTGGCCACAGCATCGACGGTCGAGCACTCCATCAAGAACTCTCTGGAGTGTGGCAGGTCTTGCAATGCTAAGGCCGCAGGTGTCGTCGGAGAGGTGTTGGCTATGCGACTCAAGGTGGAAGGTCTCGAGCAGGGACTCGGGAGAGGCATTCATGTTGACATAAACAAGGAGATAGAGAAGAAAGGATTCAAGAACAGAACAAAGATCTGGGCGATTGTCAATGCTCTAAAAAACAATGGTGTCAAACTCATCCTCGATGAGAATGAAGATGATCCTCTTCGGCGGAGTTATTAG